The Streptomyces sp. NBC_01463 DNA window GAAGGTGGCCAAGGACGACTGGTACGCGGAAGACCCCTCGGCCGTCTACAGGGATGCCGCGGGCAAGATCTCCCCCACCCTCGGGTTCGTGCGCTTCCAGGTCCAGGCGGAGGATGCGTTCAACGCCACCGTCGTCAAGAGCAGGGGCCGCGACATCGGCGCCGCGCTGACGGCCTTCGGCGACCGGGTTTCCAAGGCCGCGAAGTCGGCGAGCTACACGGTCAAGGGCGAATAACTGATGGCGCCGCCAACTTCCGCGGTGCGACGCAGTTTCCGTCGCCGCACCGCTGGTATCTCCTTCGTTCTGCCGTACCTGGTCTTCCTTGTCCTCTTCGGAGTCGTGCCCACGGTCTACGGCATCGCCACCTCTTTCGAGGTGACCCCAGTCATCGGCGATGCCCACTTCAGCCTGACGGAGAACTACGCGGCTGTCCTCAGTGACGACCGGACCGTCCGGGCAGCGAAGAACGTCGGCCAGTACCTGCTGATCTGGCTGCCGTCGATGCTGGTGATCGTTTTTGCGATCGCCCTGGCGATGGACGCCCGGCGTACCCGCTTCGCGGCACTCACCCGGTTCGTCTCCTACGTTCCCGGCGCAGTCACGGGAGCGGCCGCGGCCCTGCTGTGGCTGTTCATGTTCTCGCCTGCGGTCAGCCCGGTCGGGACGCTTCTGCAGCCGCTCACGGACGATTCCGGAACCATTGTCCGTGACAGCACGATGCCCCTGATCCTCTCGGTGATGGGCATCGCGGCCGGAGCCGGCGGCTGGATCGTGCTGCTCTACGGTGCGCTCACCGATATTTCGAAGGACGTGCTGGAGGCCGCCGAACTCGACGGGGCGCGCGCGTGGCACGTCGTTTGGCACATCAAGCTGCCGATGCTGCGCAACTACATCGGCTTCATCTTCATCGTCTCTCTCGCCAACGGCTTCCAGGTCTTCGTCGAGCCGCAGGTGCTCGGCGCGGGCGCCCGCGGTCAGATCGACAGTGCCTGGTCGCTGAACCAACTCGTCTTCTCCTACGCCACCGGCGAGTCCAACTATGGTCGCGCTTCCGCCCTTTCGGTGCTCCTGCTCCTGGTCACGGTGACGGCGGCAATTGTCGTGATCAAGAAGACCCGTTTCCACTCGAAAGAAGCGGCATGAACAAGGCACCGTCCTCACCATCGTCCCCGTCCCGCCGGAGGGGGACGGGGGCACCGCTCGGCTCTCTGGGCCGCAACGCGCTCCTGTCGATGACCGTCCTGTTTTTCGGGGTCCCGATCCTGTGGCTGCTACTGGCCCCGACGAAGACCCGGAAAGAACTGACGAACGACGCGCCGCTCTCATTCGGCAGCGCGTCCCACGTCGGCGACGCCTGGTCACATGTATTCGGCTACAGCGACGGGATCTTCAGCACGTGGCTGGGCAACTCCGCCATCATCAGCGTTGCCGCCGTACTTCTGACCGTGTGCACCTGTGTCCCCGCCGGTTACGGCCTCGCCAAGTTCGCCTTCGTCGGCCGGACCACGATGCTGTTCCTGACCATGGTCACGATGATCGTCCCGCAGGCCGCCCTCATCCTGCCGCTCTACCTCGAGATGTCGGCGGTCGACCTTACGAACACACTGTGGGCGGTCATCCTGCCCCTCTCCTTCTACCCATTCGGCGTCTACATCGTGTATCTGCACGCTGTGGCCTCGATGCCGAACTCCCTGATCGAAGCCGGCCGGCTCGACGGGGCTTCGGAGTGGACGATCTTCTTCCGTATCTACGCGCCCATAGCGCGGCCCGCGATCGCGATGGTCTCGTTCTTCTCGTTCGTCACGGCCTGGAACACGTTCTTCCTGCCGTACATCATGAATACCGATCCAGAGCTGGCCAACGTGCAGACGGGGCTTCAACTGCTCGTCCGCAACACCAACGCTCTCGGCGGCGCGAATTTCACCGGCATCCCTGTGCGCGAGCCCGAGGTGGCACTCGCCGCCCTGCTGTCCATCTCCCCGATCCTGCTCATCTTCCTCTTCGCCCAGCGCTTCCTGGTCGCCGGCCAGAAGGCTGGAGCAGAGAAGGAATGACTCTTCGAAAGGATCACACTCTGTGATCACCGACATGCGCACGCTGTGTGCTACCCGGCTGCACGGCCGGGAGGACCAATGGCTGACCGATCGATACCGCAGCGTCAAAGCGGATGTGGCCATCGTCGTCGTGGAGACCGATGACGGCGTGACAGGGATCGGAGAAGCCTGCTCGTACGGCAATCCGCTCCAGATCGCCGACTGGGTCCGGTGGTACCGCCCGAGCCTCATTGGCAGAGATCTCGACGACTTCTCCATCGTGCCCCGTCCTACCGGGACCGCTCTGGAGCACGCGGTGGGCTCGGCACACGACTTCGCGGTTGCCGGCATCGACTGCGCCCTGTGGGACGCGCGCGGCCGCCTGGCCGGCAAGCCGGTGGCCCAGCTCCTGGAACCTTCGGCCTCTGTGAGCGACGTCGATGTCTATGCCTCGGGCGGCGTGCGCTACGACTGGCACGACGAGCCTCGCACGCTGGTCGAGGACGTGCTCGGCTACGTGGATGCGGGATACCGGACCGTGAAGTTCCGGCTCGGCACCGCGTGGCACTGGGACAATGTCACTCCGGCTCGCTTCCTCGCCTTGTTCGACGGGGTTCGAGAGGCCGTGGGCGACCGCGCAGGGCTGGCGGTCGACGCCAACAGCCGACTCTCGCGTGCCGAAGCACGTGAGCTCGCGGAGGGCCTGGCGGAGCGCGGAGCGCTGTGGCTGGAAGAGCCGCTCGCCAAGGACGACATCGAGGGATACGCCTCGCTGACGCAGTCGGTGGACCTGAAGATCAGCGGTGGCGAGTCGTTCACCACCATCGAGCAGTTCCGGCCGTGGATCGACCGTGGATGCTTTGACATCGTCCAGCCCGACGCCGGTGTGTGCGGCATCAGCGAGGTCATGCGGATCGGACGCATCGCCGACAGCG harbors:
- a CDS encoding carbohydrate ABC transporter permease; translated protein: MTVLFFGVPILWLLLAPTKTRKELTNDAPLSFGSASHVGDAWSHVFGYSDGIFSTWLGNSAIISVAAVLLTVCTCVPAGYGLAKFAFVGRTTMLFLTMVTMIVPQAALILPLYLEMSAVDLTNTLWAVILPLSFYPFGVYIVYLHAVASMPNSLIEAGRLDGASEWTIFFRIYAPIARPAIAMVSFFSFVTAWNTFFLPYIMNTDPELANVQTGLQLLVRNTNALGGANFTGIPVREPEVALAALLSISPILLIFLFAQRFLVAGQKAGAEKE
- a CDS encoding sugar ABC transporter permease, translated to MPTVYGIATSFEVTPVIGDAHFSLTENYAAVLSDDRTVRAAKNVGQYLLIWLPSMLVIVFAIALAMDARRTRFAALTRFVSYVPGAVTGAAAALLWLFMFSPAVSPVGTLLQPLTDDSGTIVRDSTMPLILSVMGIAAGAGGWIVLLYGALTDISKDVLEAAELDGARAWHVVWHIKLPMLRNYIGFIFIVSLANGFQVFVEPQVLGAGARGQIDSAWSLNQLVFSYATGESNYGRASALSVLLLLVTVTAAIVVIKKTRFHSKEAA
- a CDS encoding mandelate racemase/muconate lactonizing enzyme family protein translates to MITDMRTLCATRLHGREDQWLTDRYRSVKADVAIVVVETDDGVTGIGEACSYGNPLQIADWVRWYRPSLIGRDLDDFSIVPRPTGTALEHAVGSAHDFAVAGIDCALWDARGRLAGKPVAQLLEPSASVSDVDVYASGGVRYDWHDEPRTLVEDVLGYVDAGYRTVKFRLGTAWHWDNVTPARFLALFDGVREAVGDRAGLAVDANSRLSRAEARELAEGLAERGALWLEEPLAKDDIEGYASLTQSVDLKISGGESFTTIEQFRPWIDRGCFDIVQPDAGVCGISEVMRIGRIADSAGLSLIPHSWHNGVMLMANAHAVAALPNASMVEECMVQGPLRWDIVQDGSRVKDGTVSVLESPGLGVEIIGDLVDRYPYVEGHYSVEVYR